CCATATCACCGGTTTTAGTTTCTACCAGGCATTCCTGTCCACGCTGCTCAGCATTGTCCCGGCCATTCCGATCGCCTATGCGTTCTCCCGCCGCCGGTTTCCCGGTCGTCAGCTGCTGCTGCGCCTGTTTGCCATGACGCTGGTGCTGCCGGTGCTGGTTGCCGTGTTCGGCTTGCTGGCGATATACGGTAAGAGCGGTCTGCTGGCCCAGTGGCTGGAAAGCTGGGGCGGGTCGATGCCGTTTTCCATCTATGGGCTCCACGGCATTTTGCTGGCCCACGTCTTTCTTAATCTGCCGCTCGCCACCCGACTGCTGTACCAGAGCCTGGACGGTATTCCCTATGAGCAGCATCAACTGGCCGCCCATCTAGGGATACGCGGCTGGAGCAAGTTTCGCCTGATCGCCTGGCCGCGGTTGCGCCAGCAGTTGCCGCAGGTCATCGGCCTGGTGTTCATGCTTTGCTTTACCAGTTTTGCCGTGGTGATGTCGCTCGGCGGCGGCCCCAAGGCAACCACCATTGAGCTAGCGATCTACCAGGCGCTGCGTTATGACTTTGATCTGGCCGGCGGGGCCATGCTGGCCCTGTGGCAAATGCTGATCTGCTGCGGCCTGGTGTTGTTCAGCCAGCGGTTTGCCAAGCCGTTGGCGACCCAGAGCGGCGCGACCGCACGTCCGTTGCCGCCGCAGCATGACAGCTGGCAGGCCCGGGCCTGGGACGGACTGTGGATCGGCCTGACCCTGCTGCTGGTGCTGCCGCCGCTGCTGGCCGTGATCAGCGCCGGGCTGAACCCGCAACTCCCGGGGCTGCTAAGCAACCCCGACTTGTGGCAGGCGGTCGGCACGTCCCTCAAGATTGCCTCGCTGGCCTGTCTGCTGGCATTGCTGGGCGGGGTGACGATCCTGCTGGCCAGCCGTCAGTGGCGGCTGCGCCATCACGGCCTGTCGGCCGACGGCATCGAGCTCATCGGTACCATGATCCTGGTGACGCCGGGACTGGTGCTGAGCACCGGGATCTTCCTCCTGCTGCGTCAGTTCACCGATGTCTTTGCTGCGGCCTTCTGGGTGGTGGTCTGCGTCAATGCCCTGATGGCCCTGCCCTATGTGATCAAAACCCTGAGCCAGCCGATGCTGCACATCGCCCAGCAGTACAACCCGCTGTGCCATAGCCTCGGCATGCGGGGCTGGACCCGGCTGCGGCTGGTTGAATGGCCGGCCCTGCGCAAGCCGATCGCCCAGGCGCTGGCGATGGGCTTTGTGCTGTCGCTGGGCGATTTGGGTGCCATCGCCCTGTTCGGCAGCCAGGGCTTCCAGACCCTGCCGCTGTATCTGTATCAGCTCCTCGGCAGCTACCAGATGGATGCCGCAGCCGTGGCCGCGCTGGTGTTGCTGCTGCTGAGCCTGGGCCTGTTTACCCTGGTGGAAAAATTGCTCATTCGGAATCCATGATGTTAACCCTGAACCAACTCACCCACAGTTACGTCCAACCGGGCCGCGATCACCAGCGTGAACGCACCCTGTTTTGCTTTGATTTTAATGTCGAGGCCGGCGAAATCGTCGCCCTGCTCGGGCCTAGCGGCGCCGGGAAAAGTACCCTGCTGGCGATGGTTGCCGGTTTCCTGACGCCTGACAGCGGCGAGCTGATCATCAACGGTCAGCGCATCGAACGCCAGCTGCCGTCCGAGCGTCCGCTGTCATTGCTGTTTCAGGACCATAACCTGTTTCCGCACCTGAGCGTGTTCGACAACCTCGGTCTGGGGCTACACCCCGGCCTGAAGTTGACCCATGAGGATAAAGAGAAAATCGTGGTGGCGGCGGCCCGGGTCGGGATCCAACCTTATCTCGACCGGTTGCCCGAGCAGCTCTCCGGCGGCCAGAAACAACGGGTCGCCCTGGCGCGCTGCCTGCTGCGCAACCGCCCGCTGCTGTTGCTCGACGAGCCGTTTTCTGCGTTGGATCCGGCGCTGCGCAACGAAATGCTGACACTGGTGAAAAGCCTGGCGCGTGAGCACCGCACCACCGTCTTGTTGATCACCCACAGCCCGGAAGAAGCGCTGAAGATTGCCGACCGCTGCGCCTTTATCAGCCAGGGTCAGATCCAGCTGGCCGGCCCGACCCGCGAGGTGCTGGAGAGCCCGCAACATGACGATCTCAAGCGCTACCTCGGGCGGGCTTAACCGCCCCCCCTCCCTCCCTGAAAAGCAACCCCTGAAAATCACAAGGAGCAAGGGGGTTTCCCTTGCTCCTTGACGTTCAAATCAGTGAATGAATGGCCGACCCGCGGCCGGAAAATTACAGGTTCTCTTCGGCAAATTCGGCCAGGCGACTACGCACCACGCCGTTCAGGTACACGTTGGCACTTCCCTCGAAATTCTTGAATCGCTCGACGATATACGTCAGGCCCGAGGTCACAGGAGATAAGTAAGTGGAGTCAATCTGCGCCAGGTTCCCGGAGCAGACAATTTTGGTGCCTTCCCCGCATCGGGTGATGATGGTTTTGATTTGCGAGGCGGTTAAGTTCTGACACTCATCCAGCAAGACGAAAGCATTCTGGATCGAGCGTCCGCGCATGAAGTTAATCGATTTAAACTGAATATTGGCTTTGTCATAGATGTATTTCATGGAGCCGTCAGTACATACGTCATTCTTGTGCAGGGCTTCCATGGTGTCGGTCACGGCCGCCAGCCACGGCATCATTTTCTCTTCTTCGGTCCCCGGCAGGAATCCGATCGATTCGGCGATCTCCGGCGTGTTCCGGGTCACGATGATCTTGTCGTACATCCCTTTCTCAATCACCTGCTCCAGGGCTGCCGCCATGGCCAGGATGGTTTTCCCGCAGCCCGCCGGGCCGGTCAGGATCACCAGATCGATATTCGGGTCCATCAGCGCATCGAGTGCCATGCCCTGGTAGATGTTTTTCGGATGGATCCCCCAGGCCTGCCGATGCATCAAGCGCTCCTGGCCGATGTCTTTCACCACTACGTCCTTGCCGTCGACCGACTGGACCCGGGCCGCGAAATCCGTGCCCTCGTCATACAGGTACTGGTTCACAAACGGGGTTTCGAACAGCTCCGCCGGTAAGGTATGCAGCGTCGAACGCCCCTCAGCTTTCGACTGGCATTCCCCGACCCGCTCCCAGAAGTTGCCCGGGAACTGATAGAAGCCCTTGGTCAGCAGCCGGACATCATCGATCAACTGATCCGAGCGATAGTCATCGACATGATAGACCCCGGCGCCCTTGGCCCGCAGCCGCATGTTGATGTCTTTGGTGATCAGCACCACCTGGCGCGGCGCATAGTCGGCCTGGAGAAACAGCACCCCGTTCAGGATCCGGTTGTCCCCGGCCTTGTCGGCAAAAGCGTGGACGGTTTCAGTCACCTCGTAATCGGCAAAAATGGCAATCGTCCCAGTGCCCTCACCATCTTTGGATAAAGGGATCCCGGCGGAGATCTCTTCCGGGGTAGCATCGTGGAAAATGTCTTCCAGCGCCCGAATCGCAATCCGGGCATCCCGGGAGACGTCACGCTTGCTATCCTTGATTCGGTCCAGCTCTTCCAGCACGGTCATGGGGATGACCACGTCATGCTCTTGAAATGAATATACGGCGAGGGGCTCATGAAGCAGAATATTTGTATCGAGTACAAACACTTTCCGATCAGTGTCGTCCATAGATACCTCCTTGGTA
Above is a window of Photobacterium sp. TY1-4 DNA encoding:
- the thiP gene encoding thiamine/thiamine pyrophosphate ABC transporter permease ThiP, which gives rise to MNTRVTQVLPGLISAGFIVALVISALSALISQAHALSPWLIWQDPYLRHITGFSFYQAFLSTLLSIVPAIPIAYAFSRRRFPGRQLLLRLFAMTLVLPVLVAVFGLLAIYGKSGLLAQWLESWGGSMPFSIYGLHGILLAHVFLNLPLATRLLYQSLDGIPYEQHQLAAHLGIRGWSKFRLIAWPRLRQQLPQVIGLVFMLCFTSFAVVMSLGGGPKATTIELAIYQALRYDFDLAGGAMLALWQMLICCGLVLFSQRFAKPLATQSGATARPLPPQHDSWQARAWDGLWIGLTLLLVLPPLLAVISAGLNPQLPGLLSNPDLWQAVGTSLKIASLACLLALLGGVTILLASRQWRLRHHGLSADGIELIGTMILVTPGLVLSTGIFLLLRQFTDVFAAAFWVVVCVNALMALPYVIKTLSQPMLHIAQQYNPLCHSLGMRGWTRLRLVEWPALRKPIAQALAMGFVLSLGDLGAIALFGSQGFQTLPLYLYQLLGSYQMDAAAVAALVLLLLSLGLFTLVEKLLIRNP
- the thiQ gene encoding thiamine ABC transporter ATP-binding protein, with product MLTLNQLTHSYVQPGRDHQRERTLFCFDFNVEAGEIVALLGPSGAGKSTLLAMVAGFLTPDSGELIINGQRIERQLPSERPLSLLFQDHNLFPHLSVFDNLGLGLHPGLKLTHEDKEKIVVAAARVGIQPYLDRLPEQLSGGQKQRVALARCLLRNRPLLLLDEPFSALDPALRNEMLTLVKSLAREHRTTVLLITHSPEEALKIADRCAFISQGQIQLAGPTREVLESPQHDDLKRYLGRA
- a CDS encoding PhoH family protein; translated protein: MDDTDRKVFVLDTNILLHEPLAVYSFQEHDVVIPMTVLEELDRIKDSKRDVSRDARIAIRALEDIFHDATPEEISAGIPLSKDGEGTGTIAIFADYEVTETVHAFADKAGDNRILNGVLFLQADYAPRQVVLITKDINMRLRAKGAGVYHVDDYRSDQLIDDVRLLTKGFYQFPGNFWERVGECQSKAEGRSTLHTLPAELFETPFVNQYLYDEGTDFAARVQSVDGKDVVVKDIGQERLMHRQAWGIHPKNIYQGMALDALMDPNIDLVILTGPAGCGKTILAMAAALEQVIEKGMYDKIIVTRNTPEIAESIGFLPGTEEEKMMPWLAAVTDTMEALHKNDVCTDGSMKYIYDKANIQFKSINFMRGRSIQNAFVLLDECQNLTASQIKTIITRCGEGTKIVCSGNLAQIDSTYLSPVTSGLTYIVERFKNFEGSANVYLNGVVRSRLAEFAEENL